Sequence from the Segatella copri genome:
TTCTTGCATGTGCTGCAAAAGCCATCATGCAGAAGATAATCGTCAAAATGATGTGTGTTTGATATTTCTTCATCTATTATGAGTTAAGATGTTACTTGGCAGAAAAACTATTCCAAATATTTTGGACAGCAGCTTTCCTAACCAAGATATTTCATAAGGATTCCTATCTTCCCGGATTCTCTCAGTTTGGTGATGCTTTTTTCTCTTATTTGGCGAACTCGCTCACGGGTCAGCCCCATTTTATCACCAATTTCCTCGAGTCCCTTTTCGGTTTCCCCAATTCCGTAGCATGCGCAGATAATTTTCAGTTCGCGATCCTTGAGGCAAACTTTTAAAACCTGTCTTAGGTCTTGTGCCATACTTTCATGGTCAACCTGCTTGTCTGTTCTGGCATCGTCTCCGCTTGCCATTACATCTGCCATAGAGTTGTCATCGTCATCACTGAATGGAGCATCGATGCTTACATGATGACCACTGGCAGCCATGCTCTGAGAAATCTTGTCCTCGTCAACACCTGTTCTGGCAGCAAGTTCTTCAACGCTTGGACGACGTTGGTTTTCCTGCTCAAACTTATTAATTTCCTGGTTTACCTTATTGAGTGATCCTACCTGGTTGAGAGGAAGTCGAACAATTCGGCTTTGCTCTGCTATTGCCTGTAAAATACTCTGACGAATCCACCATACAGCGTATGAGATAAATTTGAACCCTCGTGTTTCGTCGAAGCGTTCCGCAGCTTTGATGAGTCCGATGTTTCCTTCGTCAATCAAGTCTGTCAAGGTGAGTCCCTGGTGCTGATATTGTTTTGCTACCGACACCACAAAACGTAAGTTGGCTTCAATCAACTTATTTTTTGCTCTTTCGCCAGCTCTACCTCCCTTGCGGATAGCTTGAGCCAATTCTATTTCTTCATCAATAGAAACCATTGGGGCTCTACCTATCTCTACAAGATATTTGTCGAGGGCTTCACTATTACGATTGGTTATACTCTTTTGTATCTTAAGCTGTCTCATTATCTTTCCTCTTAGTTACACATTGCACAATTGGCGCAAAGATAATAAAAATATTGATACACGACTATAATTATAACTTACTTTAACGTAATTAACCTAACTTACTCATTTAAAGGTTATTTTACGGTCTTGTTCTTAACAAAACTTTGAAAAGCGTCATCGTATCCGTTAAACACGTTGATGTCTACCTCTCCATGTATTCCTGCTACTCTTCCGTCGGGGCAGAGTTGCCAATATACCAATCGGATGTCTGGTTTATACTCTCCATATCGTGCAATCCAAACCTGGTAGTTATGTTTCAGATCGGGAGCCTTTGGCAGATAGCGATTTACGAAAGTTTGGCTGATGTAAAGAATAGGCTTAACACCTGTTGTTCTCTCTACTATTCTAAGCCAAGTTCTAATGCGTGCAAACAATATTCCAGACCCTCCCATTTTCTTGATTTGACTAGGAAGCGGTTCAACATCAAGAACTGGAGGAAAATCGCCTTTCCTAATGATACTGTGTTTCAGAAAGTGTCGTGCCTGTTCGGCAGCAGGTGTTATGGTGGTAAAGAAGTGATAGGTTCCAACCTTGTAACCATGTGCTTTTGCATCACGATAATCTTTTCTGTAATATGGATTTAACAGCGATTTACCTTCTGTACTCTTGATATAGATGAAGCGAATAGGGAAGTTTACTGTACCTGAAACTGTCTTTTTGCTGAGGCGGCCAAGATGTGTAATGCGTAAACGGTTCCAGTTGATAGCATATTTTTTTCTGCCTTTTCCATGCTGGTATTTGCTCAGATCAATTCCATAAATACGTTCCGATGTATATACGAGTCTTTCGCCTTTATAGCGGTCATTTTTCCATTCGCCTATTCGTAATGGCTTCTTGGGAGCAATGCTGAATCCGAATCCTTCACGTTTCCCGTTTTTCCAGTAACCTTCATAATAGGTTCCATCGTATCCTTGCCAGCATCCATGACCGTTTGGTTGATAGATGCTGTCGGTTGTACCCCGATAATATCCTAGAGAATCAGGTAAGAGGGTGTAATCAATAGAGCGTCGAAGTGTGACTCCATGAGCTGTTGCTAAAGATGCTGCAAGTTGAGGTGAAATAGCTTTAACCCCTTCAGGAGTTGTTTCTGAGGAAAGTTGGAATGTGTGGCTTCCTTGTGCAGTTTCTCCATTCATTGCTTTGATGAGTTTGCATGCCTGACTCTTCCATTTTCCGTTCTCGTCTCTATAATAGGCTTGATATGAAATGGAGCGTTTCAACTTGAAATGTCCCTTTTTCTGTACATGTTTCAGGGAATCAATCAGTTTCTTGGCAGAATCGCGTAGTTCCAGTTCGTGTTGGGTATAAGCGCAAATAGCGTTGTAGCCTACATCCTGGACTGAATGAGAGTGAATATAATAGTTCAGTTCTCCAACTTTCCATTTGGAGTCTCTATACAAACTGTCTAAAGAATCAACTTTCTCTTTAAAGATGCTATCCGCATCTTTGCCAAGATAGTGACTCCGGCTGATGCTGTTGTTGTAGCAGGCGGCAAGTCTTCCTTCACATGAAGGAATCAACGCCCAACGATTCATAAAGTTGGCAGCCAGTGTCGTAGTGTCTTCGTCGAACCGGAGTATTGTTTTTCCATTTTGAATTAATTCATAGTGACTGTATACTTTTATGTTTGCTTTTGCCTTGTTCACTCTATCACTTGATGGGTTCAGGCAATAATAGCTCCATGTGCTGGCGGCAGCCAGCAGAATGAGAACTAAACTTGTGATATATAATATTTTCTTTTTCATTTGATGATGACCTCCAATATTTTCTTGGTGGTTTCGGTAATCTTTGTTTTTTCAGACGTACGTTCGCCGATAAGCCAGATGATTTCACCTTTACTATCAGTTAATACATGCTGTGTCTTCTTTTGTATAAAGTCAAATTTCCTATCGGTCATATAGTCACTCAACAGTTTGCTACCCTTCATGCCGAAAGGTTGAAATCTGTCGCCTTCTTTTACCAGTCGGTAGGTGAGGGGAAAACTGACTTTTTCAGCATCCAAAGTGATACATTGCGATTCTTTGCTTGGCATGAAGTCACCCATATGCGAGAAGATTCTTATCTTGATTTGGGTTCCTTCGTCCATGTTGTAAATGCCTTCTT
This genomic interval carries:
- a CDS encoding sigma-70 family RNA polymerase sigma factor, encoding MRQLKIQKSITNRNSEALDKYLVEIGRAPMVSIDEEIELAQAIRKGGRAGERAKNKLIEANLRFVVSVAKQYQHQGLTLTDLIDEGNIGLIKAAERFDETRGFKFISYAVWWIRQSILQAIAEQSRIVRLPLNQVGSLNKVNQEINKFEQENQRRPSVEELAARTGVDEDKISQSMAASGHHVSIDAPFSDDDDNSMADVMASGDDARTDKQVDHESMAQDLRQVLKVCLKDRELKIICACYGIGETEKGLEEIGDKMGLTRERVRQIREKSITKLRESGKIGILMKYLG
- a CDS encoding GH25 family lysozyme; its protein translation is MKKKILYITSLVLILLAAASTWSYYCLNPSSDRVNKAKANIKVYSHYELIQNGKTILRFDEDTTTLAANFMNRWALIPSCEGRLAACYNNSISRSHYLGKDADSIFKEKVDSLDSLYRDSKWKVGELNYYIHSHSVQDVGYNAICAYTQHELELRDSAKKLIDSLKHVQKKGHFKLKRSISYQAYYRDENGKWKSQACKLIKAMNGETAQGSHTFQLSSETTPEGVKAISPQLAASLATAHGVTLRRSIDYTLLPDSLGYYRGTTDSIYQPNGHGCWQGYDGTYYEGYWKNGKREGFGFSIAPKKPLRIGEWKNDRYKGERLVYTSERIYGIDLSKYQHGKGRKKYAINWNRLRITHLGRLSKKTVSGTVNFPIRFIYIKSTEGKSLLNPYYRKDYRDAKAHGYKVGTYHFFTTITPAAEQARHFLKHSIIRKGDFPPVLDVEPLPSQIKKMGGSGILFARIRTWLRIVERTTGVKPILYISQTFVNRYLPKAPDLKHNYQVWIARYGEYKPDIRLVYWQLCPDGRVAGIHGEVDINVFNGYDDAFQSFVKNKTVK